One genomic segment of Pseudomonas sp. p1(2021b) includes these proteins:
- a CDS encoding tRNA-uridine aminocarboxypropyltransferase — MSHAVARLRAERLARSNKPFIARGSRALRCPDCRVIASHCLCALKPKVQADAGVCLVMHDTEPLKPTNTGWLIADLVEDTAAFGWQRTEVDPRLLALLDDPQWQPYIVFPGEFVAPERVVSDVVREPGKRPLFILLDATWTEARKMFRKSPYLDRFPVLSLQAEQMSRYRLRRSKRDDHFCTAEVAAMCLELAGDQQAARALDAYLDVFSLHYLSAKRHLPLDLQDDTHQRLHTFL, encoded by the coding sequence ATGAGCCACGCGGTAGCGCGCCTGCGCGCCGAGCGCCTGGCCCGCAGCAACAAACCTTTCATTGCCCGTGGCTCGCGCGCCCTGCGCTGTCCGGATTGCCGGGTGATCGCCAGCCATTGTCTATGCGCCCTCAAGCCCAAGGTGCAAGCCGACGCCGGGGTGTGCCTGGTGATGCACGATACCGAGCCGTTGAAGCCGACCAACACCGGCTGGCTGATTGCCGACCTGGTCGAAGATACCGCAGCGTTTGGCTGGCAGCGCACCGAGGTCGACCCGCGCCTTTTGGCCTTGCTCGATGACCCCCAGTGGCAGCCCTATATCGTTTTCCCGGGCGAGTTCGTGGCGCCGGAGCGGGTGGTCAGCGACGTGGTGCGTGAGCCTGGCAAGCGGCCGCTGTTCATCCTGCTCGATGCGACCTGGACCGAAGCCCGCAAGATGTTCCGCAAGAGCCCGTACCTTGACCGCTTCCCGGTGCTGAGCCTGCAGGCCGAGCAGATGTCGCGCTATCGCCTGCGTCGTTCCAAGCGTGACGACCATTTCTGCACGGCCGAGGTTGCCGCCATGTGCCTGGAGCTGGCCGGCGATCAGCAGGCCGCCCGGGCCTTGGATGCCTACCTGGACGTCTTCAGCCTGCATTACCTCAGTGCCAAGCGGCATTTGCCGCTGGACTTGCAGGACGATACCCACCAGCGCTTGCATACCTTCCTATAG
- a CDS encoding quorum-sensing-regulated virulence factor family protein: protein MLRFTIPALSLLLALPLAAQAASKQEYELNQMLEKVAKESSVGTPRAINEDILDQGYTVEKGKALVNHLSVRESHAERMRANPEQVRSQLGDSVCRNNGYRQLMSKGAVLVYRFTVYKTNQPIMDQAFDNASCVAGNKKK, encoded by the coding sequence ATGCTGCGTTTTACCATCCCGGCCTTGAGCCTGTTGCTCGCCCTGCCCCTGGCGGCCCAGGCAGCCTCCAAGCAGGAATACGAGCTCAACCAGATGCTGGAGAAGGTCGCCAAGGAAAGCAGCGTCGGCACGCCCCGCGCCATCAACGAAGATATTCTCGACCAGGGCTACACAGTCGAGAAAGGCAAGGCACTGGTCAACCACCTGAGCGTGCGCGAGAGCCATGCCGAGCGAATGCGCGCCAACCCGGAGCAAGTGCGCAGCCAGCTGGGTGACAGCGTTTGCCGTAACAACGGCTACCGTCAGCTGATGTCCAAGGGCGCCGTACTGGTCTACCGATTCACCGTGTACAAGACCAACCAGCCGATCATGGATCAGGCGTTCGATAACGCCAGTTGCGTAGCAGGCAACAAGAAGAAGTAA
- a CDS encoding LOG family protein, with amino-acid sequence MPYQPNELLFNHFRDNGIDLSKIEEQLQLVAPGSPNLPLYRDMMLTILRMAHDDSNRWNAKITLQALRELDHSFRTLERYKGRRKVTVFGSARTPLEHPMYALARELGATLARSDLMVITGAGGGIMAAAHEGAGTEHSLGFNITLPFEQHANATVDGTEKLLSFHFFFIRKLFFVKEADALVLCPGGFGTLDEALEVLTLIQTGKSPLVPVVLLDSPGGSFWRDALAFISRQLEENRYILPSDLKLLRLVHSADEAVEEINQFYSNYHSSRWLKNQFVIRMHHPLSDAALYDIQEGFADLRLSGKYHQQPDSGLEHEVGNFSHLTRLTFAFNGRDQGRLRELVDFINLPENWAKPQPMHTTQRAREALKVD; translated from the coding sequence ATGCCTTACCAACCGAACGAACTCTTGTTCAATCACTTCAGGGACAACGGTATCGACCTGAGCAAGATTGAAGAACAGCTGCAACTGGTCGCCCCCGGCAGCCCCAACCTACCGCTGTACCGCGACATGATGTTGACCATCCTGCGTATGGCCCACGACGACAGCAACCGCTGGAATGCCAAGATCACCTTGCAGGCCCTGCGCGAACTCGACCATTCCTTCCGCACCCTGGAACGCTACAAGGGGCGGCGCAAGGTCACGGTGTTCGGCTCGGCACGTACGCCGCTGGAGCACCCCATGTATGCCCTGGCCCGAGAGCTGGGAGCGACCCTGGCCCGCTCGGACCTGATGGTCATCACCGGGGCCGGCGGCGGCATCATGGCTGCCGCCCATGAAGGCGCTGGCACCGAGCACAGCCTGGGTTTCAATATCACGCTGCCTTTCGAGCAGCATGCCAACGCCACGGTGGACGGCACGGAGAAGCTGCTGTCGTTCCACTTCTTCTTCATCCGCAAGCTGTTCTTCGTCAAGGAAGCCGACGCGCTGGTCCTGTGCCCGGGCGGCTTCGGTACCCTCGATGAAGCACTGGAAGTGCTCACCTTGATCCAGACCGGCAAGAGCCCGCTGGTGCCAGTGGTGCTGCTGGACTCGCCTGGTGGTAGCTTCTGGCGCGACGCCCTGGCGTTCATCAGCCGGCAACTGGAAGAAAACCGCTACATCCTGCCCAGCGATCTGAAACTGCTACGCCTGGTGCATAGCGCCGACGAAGCCGTCGAGGAGATCAACCAGTTCTACAGCAACTACCACTCCAGCCGCTGGCTGAAAAACCAGTTCGTCATCCGCATGCACCACCCGTTGAGCGACGCGGCGCTCTATGACATCCAGGAGGGGTTCGCGGACCTGCGCCTGAGCGGCAAATACCACCAACAGCCTGATAGCGGACTTGAACACGAGGTTGGCAATTTCAGCCATCTCACGCGGCTGACCTTCGCCTTCAACGGTCGAGACCAAGGCCGCCTGCGCGAGCTGGTGGACTTCATCAACCTGCCGGAAAACTGGGCCAAGCCGCAGCCGATGCATACCACCCAACGGGCGCGGGAGGCGCTGAAGGTCGATTGA
- the recX gene encoding recombination regulator RecX — protein sequence MSVVLDTPVAVRRTAMDLLARREHGRVELTRKLRQRGAPDELIEPALDRLAEEGLLSEARYLESFISYRSNAGYGPARIREELGQRGLNRADIDQALRDSGVDWAARLQDVWQRKFAGQRPHDPRSRAQQTRFLAYRGFPMELIGRLLSGRDLDD from the coding sequence ATGTCCGTCGTACTCGACACCCCCGTCGCCGTTCGACGGACAGCCATGGACCTGCTCGCACGTCGCGAGCATGGTCGTGTCGAGCTGACGCGAAAACTGCGTCAGCGCGGCGCGCCGGATGAGCTGATCGAGCCTGCGCTCGATCGGCTTGCCGAAGAAGGGCTGCTCAGTGAGGCCCGCTATCTCGAAAGTTTCATCTCCTACCGCTCCAATGCCGGCTATGGCCCCGCGCGTATTCGCGAAGAGCTTGGCCAGCGTGGCCTGAACCGTGCTGATATCGACCAGGCCCTGCGTGACAGCGGGGTGGACTGGGCGGCCCGGTTGCAGGATGTCTGGCAACGCAAGTTCGCCGGGCAGCGCCCTCATGACCCTCGTAGCCGTGCCCAGCAGACCCGATTCCTGGCTTACCGTGGCTTCCCCATGGAACTCATCGGCCGCCTGCTCAGCGGTCGGGATCTGGACGACTGA
- the recA gene encoding recombinase RecA — protein sequence MDDNKKRALAAALGQIERQFGKGAVMRMGDHERQAIPAISTGSLGLDIALGIGGLPKGRIVEIYGPESSGKTTLTLSVIAEAQKNGATCAFVDAEHALDPEYAGKLGVNVDDLLVSQPDTGEQALEITDMLVRSNAVDVIIVDSVAALVPKAEIEGEMGDMHVGLQARLMSQALRKITGNIKNANCLVIFINQIRMKIGVMFGSPETTTGGNALKFYASVRLDIRRTGAVKEGDEVVGSETRVKIVKNKVSPPFRQAEFQILYGKGIYRNGEIIDLGVAQGLVEKSGAWYSYQGNKIGQGKANAAKFLQENPAVGAEIEKQIREKLLNAGAVAAAGKAAAAEADADDMADADAGY from the coding sequence ATGGACGACAACAAGAAGCGCGCCTTGGCTGCGGCCCTGGGTCAAATCGAACGCCAGTTCGGCAAGGGCGCAGTCATGCGCATGGGCGATCACGAGCGTCAGGCCATTCCAGCCATCTCCACCGGCTCCCTGGGCCTGGACATCGCCTTGGGCATCGGCGGCCTGCCAAAAGGCCGTATCGTCGAGATCTATGGCCCGGAATCCTCGGGTAAGACCACGCTGACCCTGTCGGTCATTGCCGAAGCCCAGAAGAATGGCGCCACCTGCGCCTTCGTCGACGCCGAACACGCCCTCGACCCGGAATATGCCGGCAAGCTGGGTGTCAATGTCGACGACCTGCTGGTTTCCCAGCCGGATACCGGTGAACAGGCCCTGGAAATCACCGACATGCTGGTGCGCTCCAACGCCGTCGACGTGATCATCGTCGACTCCGTGGCGGCTCTGGTACCCAAGGCCGAGATCGAAGGCGAGATGGGCGACATGCACGTGGGCCTGCAGGCTCGCCTGATGTCCCAGGCGCTGCGCAAGATCACCGGTAACATCAAGAACGCCAACTGCCTGGTCATCTTCATTAACCAGATCCGTATGAAGATCGGCGTGATGTTCGGCAGCCCGGAAACCACCACCGGTGGTAACGCCCTGAAGTTCTACGCCTCTGTGCGCCTGGACATCCGTCGTACTGGCGCGGTCAAGGAAGGCGACGAAGTCGTGGGCAGCGAAACTCGCGTCAAGATCGTCAAGAACAAGGTTTCGCCACCGTTCCGCCAGGCCGAGTTCCAGATCCTCTACGGCAAGGGTATCTATCGCAACGGCGAAATCATCGACCTGGGCGTGGCCCAAGGCCTGGTGGAGAAGTCCGGTGCCTGGTACAGCTACCAAGGCAACAAGATCGGCCAGGGCAAGGCGAACGCCGCCAAGTTCCTGCAAGAGAACCCAGCCGTGGGCGCCGAGATCGAGAAGCAGATCCGCGAGAAGCTGCTCAACGCGGGTGCCGTCGCTGCTGCAGGCAAGGCTGCTGCCGCCGAGGCCGATGCCGACGACATGGCTGACGCCGACGCTGGTTATTGA
- a CDS encoding CinA family protein, with protein MDPITVLSTRLGEHLRRFKAQVTTAESCTGGGIAEAITRIPGSSAWFEAGYVTYSNRQKTRQLGVPEALFADVGAVSQEVVEAMVRGAQAASGARFAVAVSGVAGPDGGSPAKPVGTVWLAWADGAHVTSERRHFDGDREAVRRQTVIAALDGLLQLGAE; from the coding sequence ATGGACCCGATCACCGTTCTCTCCACCCGCTTGGGCGAGCACCTGCGGCGCTTCAAAGCCCAGGTGACCACTGCTGAATCCTGCACCGGTGGGGGCATCGCCGAGGCCATCACCCGCATCCCCGGGAGCTCGGCCTGGTTCGAGGCCGGCTACGTGACCTACTCCAATCGCCAGAAGACCCGTCAGCTGGGGGTGCCTGAAGCGCTGTTCGCCGACGTGGGCGCCGTCAGCCAGGAAGTGGTCGAGGCCATGGTCCGCGGGGCCCAGGCTGCCAGCGGGGCGCGCTTTGCCGTGGCGGTCAGTGGCGTGGCCGGGCCGGACGGCGGTTCACCGGCCAAACCGGTGGGTACCGTATGGCTGGCCTGGGCCGACGGCGCCCATGTGACCAGTGAGCGCCGGCACTTCGACGGTGACCGCGAAGCGGTGCGCCGACAGACGGTGATCGCCGCGTTAGACGGCTTGTTACAGCTTGGAGCGGAGTAA
- a CDS encoding 2OG-Fe(II) oxygenase, with translation MTALTAYQNICVIDDGLTGDEHAKLLGLLSGAVWRYGWPYPYSPLERPCWHSFIAGTQRNELEDCEPELRSRPDWAFLADFWARIKAVHMPEATLLGVYANGQTSGQDGPIHRDNTAEEPGRTVMLFCSEHWATCWGGELMFYGDDKETILRAVQPKPRRVVVFDGEIPHGARAPATSCNRLRMSVAFKTLIKE, from the coding sequence ATGACTGCGTTAACGGCCTACCAGAATATATGTGTCATAGATGATGGATTGACGGGGGATGAGCACGCCAAGTTACTTGGACTATTGAGTGGTGCCGTTTGGCGTTACGGGTGGCCCTATCCGTATTCTCCGCTCGAGCGCCCGTGTTGGCACAGCTTCATCGCAGGTACGCAGCGAAACGAACTGGAGGACTGCGAGCCTGAATTACGATCACGACCGGATTGGGCATTCCTGGCTGATTTTTGGGCGCGAATAAAAGCGGTTCACATGCCTGAGGCAACGTTATTGGGTGTGTACGCCAACGGCCAGACCAGTGGCCAGGATGGTCCTATACATCGGGACAATACAGCCGAGGAACCGGGACGCACCGTGATGCTGTTCTGCAGTGAGCATTGGGCTACCTGCTGGGGCGGCGAATTGATGTTCTACGGTGATGACAAGGAAACGATTCTCAGGGCCGTCCAACCTAAACCAAGGCGAGTCGTGGTGTTCGATGGCGAAATTCCCCATGGCGCAAGAGCGCCAGCGACGAGTTGCAACAGATTGCGCATGAGCGTGGCGTTCAAAACGTTGATCAAGGAGTAA
- a CDS encoding phage holin family protein yields the protein MMNEQPMLLEVPFWLVIVLALVGGLCGEMWRADKAGARGWSLMRRLALRSGACMICGVSTVMLSYASGISIWSACALGCMTALSGADIAIGFYERWAARRLGLKDVSQDR from the coding sequence GTGATGAACGAGCAACCAATGTTGCTGGAGGTGCCGTTCTGGCTGGTGATCGTTCTGGCGTTGGTGGGCGGACTCTGTGGCGAGATGTGGCGGGCCGACAAGGCCGGTGCTCGAGGCTGGTCCTTAATGCGACGGCTGGCGTTGCGATCCGGGGCGTGCATGATCTGTGGTGTTTCGACTGTCATGTTGTCGTATGCCAGCGGTATCTCGATCTGGAGTGCTTGTGCCTTGGGGTGCATGACCGCGCTGTCGGGGGCCGACATCGCCATCGGTTTTTACGAGCGCTGGGCAGCCAGGCGGCTGGGATTGAAGGATGTTTCCCAGGATCGGTAA
- a CDS encoding XRE family transcriptional regulator translates to MQKRNVATVLRALLDRHGLSPTELHRRTGVPQSTLSRILSEKIVDPSDKHVSKIADYFGVSTDQLRGRAELGETRELRESAQPAHGHAELSDISLWDDETPVEDDEVSVPFLREVELAAGSGRFVIEESERARLRFGKRSLRHNGVQFDQAKCVTVRGNSMLPVLRDGATVGVNTGKCSIGDIIDGDLYAINHNGQLRVKQVYRLPTGIRLRSFNRDEHPDEDYSFQQMQDEQISLLGHVFWWGMYAR, encoded by the coding sequence ATGCAAAAACGCAACGTTGCCACCGTACTCAGAGCACTGCTCGATCGCCACGGCCTGTCCCCGACGGAGCTGCACCGGCGCACGGGCGTTCCCCAATCCACCTTGTCGCGCATCCTCAGCGAGAAGATCGTCGACCCGTCCGACAAGCACGTGTCGAAGATCGCCGATTATTTCGGCGTGAGTACCGATCAGCTGAGAGGCCGTGCCGAGCTGGGCGAGACCCGCGAGCTTCGCGAGTCGGCGCAGCCGGCCCATGGCCATGCGGAGCTGAGCGACATCAGCCTGTGGGACGACGAAACCCCGGTCGAGGACGACGAGGTTTCCGTTCCCTTCCTTCGAGAGGTCGAGTTGGCAGCAGGATCAGGACGATTCGTCATCGAGGAAAGCGAACGCGCGCGCCTGCGTTTCGGCAAGCGCAGCCTGCGCCACAATGGCGTGCAGTTCGACCAGGCCAAGTGCGTGACGGTACGGGGCAACAGCATGTTGCCGGTGCTGCGCGATGGGGCAACGGTAGGCGTCAACACCGGCAAGTGCTCCATTGGCGACATCATCGATGGCGACCTCTATGCCATCAACCACAACGGCCAGCTGCGGGTGAAGCAGGTCTATCGCCTGCCCACTGGCATCCGCCTGCGCAGCTTCAACCGCGACGAGCACCCCGACGAAGATTACAGCTTCCAGCAGATGCAGGACGAACAGATCAGCCTGCTGGGACATGTGTTCTGGTGGGGTATGTACGCCCGCTGA
- a CDS encoding LysR substrate-binding domain-containing protein encodes MIGFTFRQLEYFVATAEQGSVSAAARAKHISQPSVSLAISQLEAILGEKLFLRQASRGLELSPAGRQLLEQAREILAMAAGIGTAGDEPEVLRGNLSLICFQDLGPWYAPRLLSGFRQRHPEVAITLFETDLAGVNRRLNDGKAELALTYDVGLDPQIERRVLAQVAPYALLPVDHPLARQEQVSLAELAEECLILEDIARTREYFLSLFWAHDLQPRSQQLTQTFEMQRGLVAHGYGVALSCTRPAGDQSYDGRPLACRPLREAVSPQSVVLAQSSAMRPSPAAQAFLRWASELFSV; translated from the coding sequence ATGATCGGCTTTACCTTCCGCCAGCTCGAATACTTCGTGGCCACTGCCGAACAAGGCAGCGTCAGTGCCGCGGCCCGGGCCAAGCATATTTCGCAACCTTCGGTGTCGCTGGCGATCTCCCAGCTCGAGGCGATCCTGGGCGAGAAGCTGTTCCTGCGCCAGGCCAGCCGCGGCCTGGAACTGAGCCCGGCCGGGCGCCAGCTGCTCGAGCAGGCGCGCGAAATCCTGGCCATGGCTGCTGGCATCGGCACAGCGGGGGATGAACCGGAAGTGCTGCGCGGCAACCTGAGCCTGATCTGCTTCCAGGACCTGGGCCCCTGGTACGCGCCACGCCTGCTCAGCGGCTTTCGCCAGCGTCACCCGGAAGTCGCCATCACCCTGTTCGAGACCGACCTGGCGGGTGTCAACCGACGCTTGAACGATGGGAAGGCAGAACTGGCGCTGACCTATGACGTGGGCCTGGACCCGCAGATCGAGCGGCGTGTGCTGGCGCAGGTGGCGCCCTATGCCCTGTTGCCGGTGGACCACCCCTTGGCCCGCCAGGAACAGGTCTCGCTGGCTGAGCTGGCCGAGGAATGCCTGATCCTGGAAGACATCGCCCGCACCCGTGAATACTTCCTGTCGCTGTTCTGGGCCCATGACCTGCAGCCACGTTCCCAGCAACTGACCCAGACCTTCGAGATGCAACGTGGACTGGTCGCCCATGGCTATGGCGTGGCGTTATCCTGCACCCGCCCCGCGGGGGACCAGAGCTACGATGGCCGGCCATTGGCGTGCCGGCCCTTGCGCGAAGCGGTCAGCCCGCAGTCGGTGGTGCTGGCGCAGTCCAGCGCCATGCGCCCCTCGCCTGCGGCCCAGGCATTCCTGCGCTGGGCCAGCGAGCTGTTTTCCGTCTGA